One Vespa crabro chromosome 9, iyVesCrab1.2, whole genome shotgun sequence genomic region harbors:
- the LOC124426848 gene encoding tyrosine-protein phosphatase non-receptor type 4 isoform X2: MIESVSRRALSGSSGSYHVRGAELARNRRLKSLSATVIFLDDSQHTFQLDKRAKGQTLLDLVFHHLELVEKDYFGLQYSENGTTTTTTTPDTMRWLDPTKPMKKQIRSGQFFFRVKFYVSDPSKLQEEYTRYQFYLQIRKDILLGKLQVPPSTACLIASYTVQSELGDYHPDEHGPGYLSHLQLIPGQTEEMEKKIAELHKLHKGQLPADAEFNFLDHAKRLDMYGVELHKARDSTNKEIQLGVTSIGLVVFQNGIKINVFSWSKIVKISFKRKQFFIQLRREQSENYDTLLGFNMQTYRSSKNLWKACVEHHTFFRLHSPKLRPRRFPLTLSSRFTYSGRTEFQTVEDGKHRARVERTFIRSPSKRLVHGVTTAPIIEDKGKVIIPPGRPPRPYDNKVQSLGAREPRQAWGEGNQSDDEGGFLSLREDLTGTHTQNNAFSPMLGSRVLSYADDDTIIEKNIYDLPDYSEPTSSPPPQILEDGLVTITLTPDEQGRFGFNVKGGLDLDMPILVSRVAPNTPADRCYPKLNEGDQVVFINGIDVNGLLHEHVVNLIRQSRDSGTGELTLTVRPNALYNALAGTDETSEEEPPYRYVPDAPHAAVGSDALAQSMLLLADGLASGALIAQYEQLYRKNPELTSLESKKPENQNKNRYRDISPYDVTRVILMGSANGDYINANYVNMEIPGSGIINRYIATQGPLSTTVADFWQMVLEAGSTLVVMLTTLVERGRAKCHQYWPALNETLSFRNLTLKCTVENVEDTFIFREFILRDINTGEERDITHMQYCSWPDHGVPSDWKQFTTFTEKVRAARTGIVEPAVVHCSAGIGRTGVLVLMETALCLIEANQPVYPLDIVRSMRDQRAMMIQNASQYRFVCEAVHKAYNEGIAKPLPEFSR, encoded by the exons ATGATTGAAAGTGTATCCCGTAGAGCACTGAGTGGCTCCAGTGGGAGCTACCATGTTCGTGGTGCTGAATTAGCACGAAATCGTAGATTAAAGTCTTTATCCGCAActgttatttttcttgatgATTCTCAGCATACATTTCAACTGGAT AAGAGGGCAAAAGGACAAACTTTATTAGATTTAGTATTCCATCACTTAGAACTTGTGGAGAAAGATTATTTTGGCCTACAATATTCAGAAAATGGtactacaacaacaacaaccacaCCTGATACGATG AGATGGTTAGACCCTACAAAACCAATGAAGAAGCAGATAAGAA gtggacaatttttttttagagtaaAATTTTATGTATCAGATCCTAGTAAGCTGCAAGAAGAATATACtagatatcaattttatttacaaatacggAAAGATATTCTTCTAGGAAAATTACAAGTACCACCAAGTACTGCATGTCTTATAGCAAGTTATACTGTTCAAT CAGAATTAGGCGATTATCATCCAGATGAACATGGACCTGGATATCTTTCACATTTACAATTAATACCAGGGCAAACAgaagaaatggagaaaaaaatagcgGAATTACATAAACTTCATAA AGGTCAGCTACCAGCTGATgcagaatttaattttttggaTCATGCTAAACGGCTTGATATGTATGGAGTAGAATTACATAAAGCAAGG gattcaacaaataaagaaatacaaCTAGGTGTTACGTCAATAGGATTAGTAGTATTCCAAAATggcataaaaattaatgtattCTCATGGtctaaaattgtaaaaatttctttcaaacgtaaacaattttttattcaacttAGAAGAGAACAg TCTGAAAACTATGATACTTTATTAGGTTTCAATATGCAGACTTATCGTAGTTCTAAAAATTTATGGAAAGCTTGTGTCGAACATCATACATTCTTCAGACTTCACAGTCCAAAATTACGGCCAAGACGGTTTCCACTTACATTAAGTAGTAGATTTACTTATTCAGGACGTACAGAATTTCAAACTGTTGAAGATGGAAAACATCGAGCACGAGTTGAAAGAACATTTATTAg ATCACCAAGTAAACGTTTAGTACATGGGGTTACAACAGCTCCTATTATTGAAGATAaagggaaagttataataCCTCCTGGTAGGCCGCCTCGTCCTTATGATAATAAGGTGCAATCTCTAGGTGCTCGTGAACCTCGACAAGCATGGGGTGAAGGGAACCAAAGTGATGA TGAAGGTGGTTTTTTGTCTCTTCGAGAAGATTTAACAGGAACTCATACACAGAATAATGCATTTTCTCCAATGTTAGGATCTCGGGTACTTAGTTATGCAGATGATGAtacaattattgaaaaaaatatttatgatcttCCTGACTACAGTGAACCAACAAGTTCGCCACCTCCACAG ATATTGGAGGATGGATTGGTTACAATAACATTGACACCCGACGAACAAGGTCGTTTCGGATTTAATGTAAAGGGTGGATTAGACCTTGATATGCCTATTTTAGTATCTCGAGTTGCACCAAATACGCCTGCTGATCGTTGTTATCCCAAGTTGAATGAAGGAGATCAa gttgtttttattaatggcATTGATGTAAATGGCTTACTACACGAACATGTTGTTAATTTGATTCGTCAGTCACGTGACTCTGGAACAGGAGAACTTACATTAACAGTTAGACCCAATGCATTGTATAACGCATTAGCTGGAACCGATGAAACATCTGAAGAAGAACCTCCTTACAG GTATGTACCTGATGCACCACATGCAGCCGTTGGTTCTGATGCTTTAGCGCAATCGATGTTGCTTCTTGCCGATGGTCTGGCTAGTGGAGCCTTAATTGCACAATATGAAcagttatatagaaaaaatccTGAATTGACTTCTCTCGAATCTAAAAAACCAGAAAATCAGAACAAAAATCGTTATCGCGACATTTCACCAT ATGATGTTACGAGAGTCATTTTAATGGGATCAGCAAATGGCGATTACATCAATGctaattatgtaaatatggAAATACCAGGATCAGGTATTATTAACAGATATATCGCTACGCAAGGGCCTTTGTCAACCACCGTTGCAGATTTCTGGCAAATGGTTTTAGAAGCTGGTAGTACTCTCGTTGTAATGCTAACAACTTTAGTTGAACGAGGTCGAGCAAAATGTCATCAATATTGGCCTGCTTTGAATGAAACTCTTAGTTTTAGAAATCTCACACTTAAATGTACGGTGGAAAATGTAGAAGATACATTCATTTTTCGTGAATTTATACTTAGAGACATTAAT ActggagaagaaagagatataacaCATATGCAATATTGCAGCTGGCCAGATCATGGTGTACCCAGtgattggaaacaatttacTACATTTACAGAAAAAGTTAGAGCAGCACGTACAGGCATAGTAGAACCAGCTGTTGTACATTGTTCTGCTGGAATAGGCAGAACAGGAGTTTTAGTATTAATGGAAACTGCATTATGCCTTATCGAAGCCAATCAACCAGTGTATCCATTGGATATTGTACGTTCTATGCGCGATCAAAGAGCAATGATGATCCAGAATGCT AGTCAATATAGATTTGTATGTGAAGCAGTTCACAAAGCTTACAACGAGGGTATAGCTAAACCACTACCAGAATTCAGTAGATGA
- the LOC124426848 gene encoding tyrosine-protein phosphatase non-receptor type 4 isoform X1: MIESVSRRALSGSSGSYHVRGAELARNRRLKSLSATVIFLDDSQHTFQLDKRAKGQTLLDLVFHHLELVEKDYFGLQYSENGTTTTTTTPDTMRWLDPTKPMKKQIRSKGGQFFFRVKFYVSDPSKLQEEYTRYQFYLQIRKDILLGKLQVPPSTACLIASYTVQSELGDYHPDEHGPGYLSHLQLIPGQTEEMEKKIAELHKLHKGQLPADAEFNFLDHAKRLDMYGVELHKARDSTNKEIQLGVTSIGLVVFQNGIKINVFSWSKIVKISFKRKQFFIQLRREQSENYDTLLGFNMQTYRSSKNLWKACVEHHTFFRLHSPKLRPRRFPLTLSSRFTYSGRTEFQTVEDGKHRARVERTFIRSPSKRLVHGVTTAPIIEDKGKVIIPPGRPPRPYDNKVQSLGAREPRQAWGEGNQSDDEGGFLSLREDLTGTHTQNNAFSPMLGSRVLSYADDDTIIEKNIYDLPDYSEPTSSPPPQILEDGLVTITLTPDEQGRFGFNVKGGLDLDMPILVSRVAPNTPADRCYPKLNEGDQVVFINGIDVNGLLHEHVVNLIRQSRDSGTGELTLTVRPNALYNALAGTDETSEEEPPYRYVPDAPHAAVGSDALAQSMLLLADGLASGALIAQYEQLYRKNPELTSLESKKPENQNKNRYRDISPYDVTRVILMGSANGDYINANYVNMEIPGSGIINRYIATQGPLSTTVADFWQMVLEAGSTLVVMLTTLVERGRAKCHQYWPALNETLSFRNLTLKCTVENVEDTFIFREFILRDINTGEERDITHMQYCSWPDHGVPSDWKQFTTFTEKVRAARTGIVEPAVVHCSAGIGRTGVLVLMETALCLIEANQPVYPLDIVRSMRDQRAMMIQNASQYRFVCEAVHKAYNEGIAKPLPEFSR, encoded by the exons ATGATTGAAAGTGTATCCCGTAGAGCACTGAGTGGCTCCAGTGGGAGCTACCATGTTCGTGGTGCTGAATTAGCACGAAATCGTAGATTAAAGTCTTTATCCGCAActgttatttttcttgatgATTCTCAGCATACATTTCAACTGGAT AAGAGGGCAAAAGGACAAACTTTATTAGATTTAGTATTCCATCACTTAGAACTTGTGGAGAAAGATTATTTTGGCCTACAATATTCAGAAAATGGtactacaacaacaacaaccacaCCTGATACGATG AGATGGTTAGACCCTACAAAACCAATGAAGAAGCAGATAAGAAGTAAGG gtggacaatttttttttagagtaaAATTTTATGTATCAGATCCTAGTAAGCTGCAAGAAGAATATACtagatatcaattttatttacaaatacggAAAGATATTCTTCTAGGAAAATTACAAGTACCACCAAGTACTGCATGTCTTATAGCAAGTTATACTGTTCAAT CAGAATTAGGCGATTATCATCCAGATGAACATGGACCTGGATATCTTTCACATTTACAATTAATACCAGGGCAAACAgaagaaatggagaaaaaaatagcgGAATTACATAAACTTCATAA AGGTCAGCTACCAGCTGATgcagaatttaattttttggaTCATGCTAAACGGCTTGATATGTATGGAGTAGAATTACATAAAGCAAGG gattcaacaaataaagaaatacaaCTAGGTGTTACGTCAATAGGATTAGTAGTATTCCAAAATggcataaaaattaatgtattCTCATGGtctaaaattgtaaaaatttctttcaaacgtaaacaattttttattcaacttAGAAGAGAACAg TCTGAAAACTATGATACTTTATTAGGTTTCAATATGCAGACTTATCGTAGTTCTAAAAATTTATGGAAAGCTTGTGTCGAACATCATACATTCTTCAGACTTCACAGTCCAAAATTACGGCCAAGACGGTTTCCACTTACATTAAGTAGTAGATTTACTTATTCAGGACGTACAGAATTTCAAACTGTTGAAGATGGAAAACATCGAGCACGAGTTGAAAGAACATTTATTAg ATCACCAAGTAAACGTTTAGTACATGGGGTTACAACAGCTCCTATTATTGAAGATAaagggaaagttataataCCTCCTGGTAGGCCGCCTCGTCCTTATGATAATAAGGTGCAATCTCTAGGTGCTCGTGAACCTCGACAAGCATGGGGTGAAGGGAACCAAAGTGATGA TGAAGGTGGTTTTTTGTCTCTTCGAGAAGATTTAACAGGAACTCATACACAGAATAATGCATTTTCTCCAATGTTAGGATCTCGGGTACTTAGTTATGCAGATGATGAtacaattattgaaaaaaatatttatgatcttCCTGACTACAGTGAACCAACAAGTTCGCCACCTCCACAG ATATTGGAGGATGGATTGGTTACAATAACATTGACACCCGACGAACAAGGTCGTTTCGGATTTAATGTAAAGGGTGGATTAGACCTTGATATGCCTATTTTAGTATCTCGAGTTGCACCAAATACGCCTGCTGATCGTTGTTATCCCAAGTTGAATGAAGGAGATCAa gttgtttttattaatggcATTGATGTAAATGGCTTACTACACGAACATGTTGTTAATTTGATTCGTCAGTCACGTGACTCTGGAACAGGAGAACTTACATTAACAGTTAGACCCAATGCATTGTATAACGCATTAGCTGGAACCGATGAAACATCTGAAGAAGAACCTCCTTACAG GTATGTACCTGATGCACCACATGCAGCCGTTGGTTCTGATGCTTTAGCGCAATCGATGTTGCTTCTTGCCGATGGTCTGGCTAGTGGAGCCTTAATTGCACAATATGAAcagttatatagaaaaaatccTGAATTGACTTCTCTCGAATCTAAAAAACCAGAAAATCAGAACAAAAATCGTTATCGCGACATTTCACCAT ATGATGTTACGAGAGTCATTTTAATGGGATCAGCAAATGGCGATTACATCAATGctaattatgtaaatatggAAATACCAGGATCAGGTATTATTAACAGATATATCGCTACGCAAGGGCCTTTGTCAACCACCGTTGCAGATTTCTGGCAAATGGTTTTAGAAGCTGGTAGTACTCTCGTTGTAATGCTAACAACTTTAGTTGAACGAGGTCGAGCAAAATGTCATCAATATTGGCCTGCTTTGAATGAAACTCTTAGTTTTAGAAATCTCACACTTAAATGTACGGTGGAAAATGTAGAAGATACATTCATTTTTCGTGAATTTATACTTAGAGACATTAAT ActggagaagaaagagatataacaCATATGCAATATTGCAGCTGGCCAGATCATGGTGTACCCAGtgattggaaacaatttacTACATTTACAGAAAAAGTTAGAGCAGCACGTACAGGCATAGTAGAACCAGCTGTTGTACATTGTTCTGCTGGAATAGGCAGAACAGGAGTTTTAGTATTAATGGAAACTGCATTATGCCTTATCGAAGCCAATCAACCAGTGTATCCATTGGATATTGTACGTTCTATGCGCGATCAAAGAGCAATGATGATCCAGAATGCT AGTCAATATAGATTTGTATGTGAAGCAGTTCACAAAGCTTACAACGAGGGTATAGCTAAACCACTACCAGAATTCAGTAGATGA